The DNA window GTCCATGTTCCGGTACAGTACAAGATTGAAGCTTCAATATGTCTTTCAAGTTGTGTAGCTTCTCTTGTCCAggttattttgaattttcttgttttttttctttcttttaatctttcttttctttttttttaagcgcTGGGAATTTCAGAgtaactttctttttcctgtgaTAATCCAGGAGGATCCCGATATAAAATAGCTATTGTAGGCTATGTTATTGTTTaattttctacttctatttATTCTCGACTTCACTGTTGCTTTCCGTAAACAAGGAGCTGCCGTAAAAGGACGATTGTTgtgtggagaaaaaagtttgagaaaTGCCAAAGTCAAACTCTACGACCTCGACAGAAGTGAGGATTTTGTTGAGGTTTACCAGGATTTCCTAGAGTAACTTGGCTTTTACCGATAAATCGATAAAATTATttacctttatttatttattattttacctataatttatttgtttatttattcatttattatatatttatatttaaaaaattattattttttaccgaagaaaatttttaaagggtACTCTCTCGTTTGCCAGGTTTTGggttcattttttctggaagtcaggtgtgttttattattacattttattcaatttttttcttcgactgGTGTAATGTTTTCTAATTTGGCACATGAATGAGAAAATATAGACTTTTCTTCACATCAACATCAGTTTGTTGgaagaaaattacagaaaaaaagtaaagcagGTATTTTTTAGATCCGGGAGATACAGACGATTTGCTGGATGAAAAGTTTACCGATAAGAACGGTGAATTTGCTGTCACGGGAACCACCAGGGAATTGACGGATATCGAACCTGTTCTCTACATATATCACGATTGCGACGATGGGATAAGGGTTCgtttggaaatttctcgaaattctAGCGATCTATTTAAGTtagctaatttttatttcatccatAAAAAGTAGAATATATTGTTATCCACACGAGGCCTCTACTTCAATCTCAAAAGTacaggattaaaaaaaaggtcaattttctctttgtttcttaCTTTCTGAATCGCTATTTTAGGACAgcagtagcttttttttaataaagatacacttttttttacaaaattttttataaagATATAGGCCCCATACGTGAAAAAATACggattaaaaatttattgcaatgatttgtgaaaaattttagaagcaAACCAAGAGTGTTATCGATTGTCTCTTTATTGCGGAAATTTTTACATTCGAATATATAAACGCTCGATTCGTCTAACGATATTTGATCCTTATTTAGGCGCAAACACTTAAGAACGTATTAGACGAAAACCAATCTCACCGCCCACATTATAATTGCAATATACgtatattaaataataagtgACGTTGTTGTCAACGAGGTAAATATCAGGATCAACCTCTTCATGTGATGAAGTTGCCATATAAAACCCTCAATCTCATGGACAacgtaccacgaaattgacgtaattCGGAAATTCcaaggaaaacgtagagttcgagttgtagattatggaaacgagCGTGGTTCGCTCAGTTCTCCCttagtcgtcctaaaaaaaacagcgtgggaaccgctttaatttctacgaagtacgttagaacatgCCTCTACATAAACCTCCCGGTCGCTAatttattggtttcacttgaaaaggGTGGTAAGGAGACCTGAATAGTCTTCGAGCACTCACTCGTGGACGCACTGCGTGCGcggtgcgttgcaactgattccGTAGAAAAGGACACCTTCTCCAAGGCAGACGCGTCCTAaagtatctcgtaggaacaaatgctgtttctcacgccgttttttcacgacgattagcaGGAAATCGGCACAGATACGCTCGTTtctgtaatctacaatccaaaCTTTAGGTTTTCCTTGGGGTTTCCGTAccgcgtcaatttcgtgatttgCAGACTTTAACCTGTCAAACTTAAGCAGCCTAAGCTCAATCGCTGGAACTGGACACGTTGATTCTAATCGATTGAATTATAAATTCCTGTGTCCTTTAAACAAAGCATCCATCCCTATCTGAACCAATCTTGGATTATGTAGGATAGCAGTGAGAAGTGATTTACCACTTTTATTACTCAAATCAGTCACTGTCCTTCGGATTCTTCGAAGAGAAACGAGGCCGATGGTTCGTGGATTCTTGACAGCATCCTAGCCAAATAAGGCGTTTATTGTGTCTGACGGATCCCCTCTTTGTTCCAGTAGGTAGTAGTAATAGGTGAGTAATAAAGTAGACTCTTCCAAAGTTTTCTTACGAGGAATTTCGAAGGTTTcgtataaaataatgaataaattattaattaatcattcataattattataaataataacaaaaatattagaTAATGAAAGGGCAGTGTTTAATCCGCGATTTCGAGTATGTATGTACCACAGATGCGTACGTCCCACAACCAGTACAGTTTAACGGACGAAACGGTACTGCTCCATCGGTCCATCCATCCATAGGTCAAAGCGGTGAACATCACGGTGGCCTTCACCTGGATAGTGAAggctatggaaaaaaattcggaagTAAACCGATTTTTCGCCGTGGCCGCGTGAGAAAACCGTATCTTTTTGgctgaaaaacaagaacaacgGTCTCTTCAAACATCATATCTCTTAgcatatttataataattaagGTGTAAAATTTCAGCCATGTCAAAAAAGGATCACTCTAATCGTCCCAAAACGATTCATTCATGGAGGAACACCAAAAGAATGGTTGGATATAGGAACTGTTAACGTCGAAATGGGTTTTCCAGAACAGGATCGAAGTTGTAATCATTGACACTGAAACATTCCACTGATAGACCTTAATGtttctatgaaataaaaatttaaatttattttcaatcatgtcaaaaataaaagatgagTAAGGGGATGGAATAGGAGTTCAATCTTCAGGACaagaattatttaaaaagCGTGTAAAATAGTAAATGGAATGCTATGAATTACTTCTATGGATATTACGCGACAACCATTTTGAATCACCGCGCCTCAATTTTCTGTCCACCTTTAGAGGTAACACGACACTgttggaggaaaaaagaacaggaatGATGTGAATACTgtcttttaagaaaaaattatgcacTTGAATCCCCAATGTCAGCCAGGGCAGTCCCCATGTCTACTCATTAATTGAGGCATGGAAACAATTCCGAACTGAAGGCAATCCAAAGTTgtcagtgaagaaaaaagctgcACCTcagatcatttaaaaaaatcatttggaAATTGGTTTAGATTTTCGGTAACGCCAATGAACAGGCAACCTTTAAACTAAATATGTCGAATATCCAGGATATCTCTTTGAATACAACAAATACTAATTATAAAACTGCTGTCTTTCTTTCGTATCTTTCATATCCATTAATTCGGCAatcccctccccccccccccgtacCGTAATTCACcatggattaaaaaaaacagataatcTGCTTCGTTCCAGCCGCTTTTAAACAGCGAAGTGTTCGAAACGGCTTTTCAATGTCAATAATTAGCTTTCTTTTCCGCCGATGTTGCTTTCTCTATCAATAAGTCCGTTTCCACGGGTAACAGATAGAGAGGTAATAGGTTTTGTCGTGTTCCGCCTCTATCACTCAACCTATCGCGTCGGGAAACACTCTATGTACTAGTCATTTTTATATCATTTCCCTTAAGCGCTTCTTCATGGATCCTATTGTTTGCGAATCTACTGATTATCAGTGATGTCAGTACAGTAACCGTGTACTCCTAGGCTTAGCTCCCTAAAGGCCTCacactacgaatctgaggtggtacggattccaggtggagtattcgtgtataCGGGATAGCGCATTAAGGAgcgaggggtgattccgtcccgttcctcctaattcccgtaaaaaatggtccggaagattcggcgtcgaacaaggctggcgcgctccagtcgtactctttgtggaaaatagtgcgccagaacgcccgaagccgtatcttccgggccgttttttacgggaattaggaagaagtggacggactcacccccctctccataatctacgatcccgtttacgtatacttcacctgaaatccgtaccacctcagattcgtggagtgatgcctttaatcctacCAGATCTTACAGTGAGGTATTTTCAACAAAGAGGAACGTTTCCCGAAAAATCAGGCTTATGTTCTTTTCATACCTTGAAATCCCTACATTTGATATAAAAAGTTGTATTCACTGCCTTATTCCTCgaatattttatataaaacAAAGTACTGTTGAAAGTTCCTAGCGAAAACAGTGGTACGGCTTATCTCACATcggagaaatttctggaccAAGTCATGTTACCAGTACTGTTCCCCCACATTCTATTTAAGCGACGAAATAATCGCTTTTATAATACTGTAATCAGGATTTCTGTAGGGAAAATCTCTTCCATACATGTTATTTTTATGACAAATTTGTctagaaatttattatttcctttgaaaatatttctttcacagaagaactcatttcttttaaaagaaaagtggtATCGATGAATTATATAAGTGAttcttttctatgaaaaaaaagcaatgaaatttttttttcagctgtgaCAATCTCAGAGCtataagtttttcttttgtacttTCAATTGTGAACACTTTCTACACGTTCTCAAACGAtaactgtaaaaaaattactggttACTCTAATCAAACAGCTAAACGAAATAAACGAATGtatataagatttttttcttttccagtaaAAAGGTAttattgtcaaaaaaaaaaaaagttttttaatCCATACAGAATCACAAAATTGCCAGAACCTTAGCTGACTGACCATCCACACTCAACAATTATCGCTATTCATTCGGACATCCGAGCGACGTCACTGCTTTTTTATATCCGCTAGCGTCATCCTTAATCCCTACCGTGCTATGTCATCCATAAAGTGCAATATACTGTGGAATACAATTATCGTATGCCTAATGACAATTTCGTTTCGTCTACACTTCAATTTGTATGGATGACTAATTCCCTGTCTtatcttctttcttcactGCGATTGTGAAGATCCGAAGAGTAGCCATCAATCCATGATTGGCGCCCGTAAACATTCTAGTACCAGCAATTTCTTCTCCTTAGGTGGTACTGTACTAGGCGGTGGCTAATTATTTTAAGTGTTTAAAACTTGATATCCACCACTTTTAGCCAGTTCTTTGATTTCAGTGCAGCATACATGAGCTaagcttaaagacatcacccaacgaatctgaggtgggtacggatttccggtggagtattcgtatacggaatcgtagattatggggaggggctgattccgtccatttcctcctaactgccgtaagaAACCGCCcgaaagatacagcttcgagcgttccggcgctctATTTCCTACacggagttcgattggagcgcgccagccttgtgcacgcgccgcatctttcgggccgtagATATACCAAATCTTGTCTAAATCTTATCGATATCTTTAAATATATGATAAAGACGGACCGTAGAtatatcaaaataaaacttacAAAGTCGCCGGAAAGCAGTCAGCTTTAGCGCTTCAGTCCGAAAGTTTTGGATAGAGATACCGCCTGAAATGTCTGGGGGTAGTAGGAACTATTAGTTAAAGTTATTTAACTAGTTGTTTGACTATTTAAGTTAGTTATTAGTGCAGAGAGTTACACTACGTAAATCTAGAAGTCGATATAGTTTTACGTTCATAACACGGACCGGGAATGAACCACTCGGAGCGggagtagcgcagtcggtaagagcaagtcattgtataggccaggtACACGTTCGtgagcctcaaacgattctgaattgaagtgaacgtgggggcgcatcccaagcggattgattaacgccacccactttatcctttatcctttatcatcgATAAGCCGGAACGGCACACATATCCACAGGCACCGTGGCGTAAATCGGTACGATGCGATGATGGGTAAGGATTGGGTAAATTGAGTAAGGATAAGGTGTCCTGAAGTACATAGATGGGATTACGCACCATCACTGTAACGTTGTCCTCGAAGGCGCTTCTTGCATATCGGCACATTGGATTCGATGTGGTGTCGTAGCGCAAGGTAGGCAAGGCACGGAACGCAATCAAAGCCACTGAGTGGCGTGGCGGTAACGGGTAGGACCGCAGCCTGAAATGACCGCAAGGCGCTGCGTAAATCACGGGGGATACCGCGTGACATATGTAAGTGCAGGGAAAATACGAAAAGTTTGTGTGATGTGGTTGTCAGTGGTAACGTAAAAATTCAAAggtttcctggattttttacTTTGATAGAATAGACGAATTCCACGCAAAAACGTGGATTCTCGTtttaatttcgatttttcatgCAGTCACTTCAGTGATTTCAAAGTATCCTTTGCTTTTCATTGATTTAGGCTCAGTTTGTGCCCATTAGAGGGCCACTTCGTTCTGATTCACGTTTGACTAACTCTTCTCCATTActacttcttttccttcttggaATCCTTGTAAAAAGAGCGTGGTTTGCTGCCGAAAGTTTCCCATATTTTCCTGTCCTTTCCTTCGTATCCTATAGgaaattattgttttctcCCTTTCCCTTTATTTCTTAAACTT is part of the Necator americanus strain Aroian chromosome V, whole genome shotgun sequence genome and encodes:
- a CDS encoding hypothetical protein (NECATOR_CHRV.G17426.T1); protein product: MLLFNFLLLFILDFTVAFRKQGAAVKGRLLCGEKSLRNAKVKLYDLDRNPGDTDDLLDEKFTDKNGEFAVTGTTRELTDIEPVLYIYHDCDDGIRPCQKRITLIVPKRFIHGGTPKEWLDIGTVNVEMGFPEQDRSCNH
- a CDS encoding hypothetical protein (NECATOR_CHRV.G17427.T1); amino-acid sequence: MSRGIPRDLRSALRSFQAAVLPVTATPLSGFDCVPCLAYLALRHHIESNVPICKKRLRGQRYSDGAIKDKNRLRLTNVYLAYTMTCSYRLRYSRSEWFIPGPCYERKTISTSRFT